In Hemicordylus capensis ecotype Gifberg chromosome 3, rHemCap1.1.pri, whole genome shotgun sequence, one DNA window encodes the following:
- the GHITM gene encoding growth hormone-inducible transmembrane protein: protein MLAARLVCLRALPCRTLHSALAQGSPLLRNSTLKTNQWLSQPYKGYASRARMGLRRGKTGEEIKEAAFEPAMETALKVDQMGKWILAGGAVVGLGAVCYYGLGMSNEIGAIEKAIIWPQYVKDRIRSTYMYFAGSVGLTALSAVAVSRSPALMGLMMRGSWLAIGATFAAMIGAGMLVRAIDYEHSPGPKHLAWMLYAGVMGAVVAPLTLLGGPLLIRAAWYTTGIVGGLSTVAMCAPSEKFLNMGAPLGVGFGLVFASSLGSMFFPPTSAFGAGLYSVAVYGGLVLFSLFLLYDTQKVIKRAETQPLYGTGIQKYDPINSCMGIYMDTLNIFIRVATMLGAGGGSRRK, encoded by the exons atgttggcagCAAGGTTGGTGTGCCTTCGGGCTCTCCCGTGCCGGACTCTACATTCTGCACTTGCTCAAGGTTCACCTCTTTTGAGGAATTCCACTCTGAAAACAAATCAGTGGCTTTCACAGCCCTACAAG GGATATGCCTCCAGAGCCAGGATGGGTTTACGCCGGGGGAAAACTGGTGAAGAGATTAAGGAAGCAGCTTTTGAACCAGCAATGGAGACAGCCCTTAAAG tTGATCAGATGGGAAAATGGATTCTTGCCGGGGGTGCTGTTGTTGGTCTTGGAGCTGTGTGTTACTATGGATTGGGGATGTCTAATGAGATCGGAGCCATTGAAAAAGCTAT TATTTGGCCACAGTATGTGAAAGACAGAATCCGTTCTACCTACATGTATTTTGCAGGAAGTGTTGGTTTGACAGCCTTGTCTGCTGTAGCAGTCAGTAGATCTCCTGCTCTCATGGGTCTAATGATGAGAGGTTCTTGGCTG GCAATAGGTGCAACTTTTGCCGCTATGATTGGGGCTGGAATGTTGGTTAGAGCAATAGATTATGAACATAGCCCTGGACCTAAACATCTTGCTTGGATGCTTTATGCAG GTGTTATGGGTGCTGTGGTGGCTCCTCTGACCCTTCTAGGTGGCCCCTTGCTTATCCGAGCTGCTTGGTATACAACAGGAATCGTTGGTGGTCTCTCAACTGTAGCCATGTGTGCACCAagcgagaagtttctgaacatggGGGCACCTCTAGGAGTAGGCTTTGGCCTCGTGTTTGCCTCTTCCCTTG gatccATGTTCTTTCCTCCTACATCTGCATTTGGAGCTGGCCTCTATTCTGTTGCTGTTTATGGTGGATTGGTACTTTTTAGCCTGTTCCTGCTCTATGATACTCAGAAAGTTATAAAACGTGCAGAGACTCAACCACTGTATGGTACAGGAATACAGAAGTATGATCCCATCAACTC GTGTATGGGTATTTACATGGATACTCTCAACATCTTTATCAGAGTGGCCACCATGCTtggggctggtggtggcagcagaaggaAATAG